One Helianthus annuus cultivar XRQ/B chromosome 7, HanXRQr2.0-SUNRISE, whole genome shotgun sequence genomic region harbors:
- the LOC110867217 gene encoding LRR receptor-like serine/threonine-protein kinase GSO2, whose protein sequence is MSAKWLLFLRSFLFAILTHLAAFSTPIHKAPALNRTNVDRLAFLAIKSMIKGDPQGLLTSWNHSSTNFCQWQGVTCSLHHQRVTHLNISHGGLIGTLSPSIGNLSFLRVIQFSYNSFSGEIPPEIGRLFRLRQLRLRYNAFTGIIPATIVNCSNLEVLHLATNNLVGKIPDGIGSLSMLSIFSLHDNILQGGIPPEIGSLFRLQELWLYNNSFTGSIPATITNCSNLQILQLGNNSLTGKIPDGIGSLSMLSILDLDDNILQGGIPPEIGGLLTLQELYLFKNSFTGNIPATITNCSNLQVLNLGSNNLVGKIPDWIGSLSMLSTLDLRYNSFMGNIPATITNCSNLQVLILVNNNLVGKIHGNILSIPPTVHWLDLSVNNFGGKLPSLTNSSSLIYLDLSDNNFVGSLHNLVCSNGVKKTGVFDLGNNKLSGVIPECWEKWSSLVSLWLSDNYLSGEIPRTLGSIPLLQFLAISGNKISGGLPSSLLNLSYLKVLDLGRNNLAGIIPPWIGIKLTMLKILNLRSNNFYGNTPNQLCYLSHVQVLDLAHNNLSGNIPRCFNNFSVLSGIETNLEVQFLFYIDGSSVIVGDSLVMKGHEAIYGSFLGLVMLLDLSSNKFSGQIPSELTTLHKLKSLNLSRNQLTGEIPNKIGDMKSLESFDLSVNNLSGELPISLSELNFLGTFNVSYNNLIGRVPTCTQIQSFNESSFFGNKLCGAPLTNDCVHVDKTNTTSDQKEDGGSHKVDWGLIISIALGFIIGFWGIVVSLMLNRSWRITYFRLLRKLIKV, encoded by the coding sequence ATGAGTGCCAAATGGTTGCTTTTCTTGCGATCATTTCTCTTCGCCATCCTGACACACCTTGCAGCATTTTCCACACCCATTCACAAAGCACCAGCACTGAACCGCACCAACGTTGATCGTCTAGCATTTCTTGCTATTAAATCCATGATTAAAGGTGACCCACAAGGTCTCCTGACCTCATGGAACCATTCCAGCACTAATTTCTGCCAATGGCAAGGTGTTACATGTAGCCTTCACCACCAAAGAGTCACCCACTTGAACATCTCACATGGAGGCCTAATTGGTACGTTGTCTCCTTCCATCGGAAATCTTAGCTTTCTCAGGGTTATTCAGTTTTCTTACAACTCATTTTCTGGTGAAATTCCACCTGAAATTGGTCGTCTCTTTAGATTACGACAACTACGTCTTCGTTACAACGCTTTCACGGGAATCATTCCGGCCACTATCGTGAATTGCTCCAACCTCGAAGTCCTTCATTTGGCTACTAATAATCTGGTCGGCAAGATCCCTGATGGAATTGGTTCATTGTCCATGCTAAGTATATTCAGCCTGCACGATAACATTCTACAAGGCGGGATTCCACCTGAAATTGGCAGTCTTTTTAGATTACAAGAACTATGGCTTTATAACAACTCTTTCACGGGAAGCATACCAGCCACCATAACGAATTGCTCCAACCTCCAGATCCTTCAGTTGGGTAACAATAGTCTGACTGGCAAGATCCCAGATGGGATTGGTTCATTGTCCATGCTAAGCATCCTCGACCTTGACGACAACATTCTACAAGGCGGGATTCCACCTGAAATTGGCGGTCTTTTAACATTACAAGAACTATATCTTTTTAAAAACTCTTTCACGGGAAACATTCCGGCCACCATAACGAATTGCTCCAACCTCCAAGTCCTTAACTTGGGTAGCAATAATCTGGTCGGCAAGATCCCCGATTGGATTGGTTCATTGTCCATGCTAAGCACACTCGACCTTCGTTACAACTCTTTCATGGGAAACATTCCGGCCACCATAACGAATTGCTCCAACCTTCAAGTCCTTATCTTGGTTAACAATAATCTGGTCGGCAAGATCCATGGAAATATATTGTCCATCCCTCCTACAGTTCATTGGCTCGACTTAAGTGTTAATAATTTTGGGGGGAAATTACCTTCTCTCACAAACAGTTCATCTTTAATATATTTGGACCTATCAGATAACAACTTTGTGGGATCATTACATAATTTGGTTTGTTCCAATGGTGTGAAGAAGACCGGAGTTTTTGATTTGGGAAATAATAAGTTATCGGGTGTTATTCCAGAGTGTTGGGAGAAGTGGTCGAGCTTGGTAAGCTTATGGTTAAGTGATAATTATTTGTCAGGTGAGATTCCAAGAACATTGGGGTCTATACCTTTGTTGCAATTTTTAGCCATAAGTGGGAACAAGATTTCAGGAGGATTACCTTCTTCCCTATTGAATTTGTCATACTTAAAGGTCCTTGACCTTGGAAGAAATAATCTCGCAGGAATCATTCCACCATGGATTGGAATAAAACTCACTATGTTGAAAATTCTCAATCTTAGATCCAACAATTTTTACGGAAATACTCCTAACCAGCTATGTTATCTTTCACATGTTCAAGTATTGGATCTTGCTCATAATAACCTCTCAGGAAATATTCCTAGATGCTTCAACAACTTTAGTGTGCTTTCCGGCATAGAAACTAATTTAGAGGTTCAATTTTTATTCTATATTGACGGTAGCTCTGTTATTGTTGGTGATTCATTGGTGATGAAGGGACACGAAGCCATTTACGGATCTTTTCTAGGGCTAGTCATGCTTTTGGACCTTTCGAGCAACAAGTTTTCAGGGCAGATCCCTAGTGAGCTTACGACCCTCCACAAGTTAAAATCATTGAATTTATCAAGAAATCAATTGACAGGAGAGATCCCGAATAAGATAGGAGACATGAAATCACTTGAGTCTTTTGATTTATCAGTAAACAATCTTTCTGGGGAACTTCCTATAAGTTTGTCAGAGTTAAATTTCTTGGGTACCTTTAATGTGTCCTACAACAATTTGATAGGAAGAGTTCCAACATGTACTCAAATTCAGAGCTTCAATGAGTCCAGCTTCTTTGGAAACAAACTTTGTGGAGCTCCACTAACTAATGATTGTGTACATGTTGACAAAACTAATACAACAAGCGACCAAAAAGAAGACGGTGGATCACACAAAGTAGATTGGGGGTTGATTATTAGCATAGCGCTTGGATTTATTATCGGGTTTTGGGGCATTGTGGTTTCATTAATGCTCAATAGATCATGGAGAATCACATATTTCCGTCTCTTGAGGAAATTGATCAAGGTATAA